The sequence TTGAAGAAAGAGCCATGAAAAATCCAGTAGCTTCCGCTGAATCATGATCTCTTCTGGATAAAGCATCTGCCACCTTATTATCAACCCCTTTCTTATATGCAATACTATAAGATAATCCCAGAAGCTTAGTGATACCTTTCTGTTGCACATAAGAATAGAGTCTTTGTTGCAAGAGGTATTTGAGGCTATCATGATCTGTTTTAATGACAAAATGGGAGTGCTCCAAGTAATGTCTCCACTTTGTAACTGCAGTAATAACAGCCAACAACTCCTTTTCATAAACTGAAAGACCTTGATTTCTGGAGCATAAGGGCTTTCTCAGAAATGCTAAAGGTTTTCCATCCTGCATCAACATAGCACCAATACCCAAATGAGAAGCATCAGTTTCTAACACAAAGGACTTACTAAAATCAGGTAATGCCAAGATAGGTGCACAAGTCATAGCCTTCTTTAACTTCTGAAATGCTTCGTCTGCATGAATATACCAGTGAACATTATCCTTTTTCAGCAACTCTATTAGAGGTCTACTGATAAGTCCATAATTCTGgataaattttctataataacCAGTAAGCCCCAAACATCCTCTTAAAGCTTTTAAGGACAAAGGTCTTGGCCAAGATACCATAGCTTCAATTTTTTGGGGATCATTTGTAACACCCTCCTGCGTGATAATATGCCCCAAATAATCTACCTGAGTAGCTCCAAAAGTACACTTAGATCGTTTAGCAAAAAGTTGATTGGTTTGCAAAACATGTAAGACAGTTCTGAGATGCTGCATATGACTGAACCAATCTTTGCTATAGACCAATATATCATCAAAGAAAACTAACACAAATTTTCTGAGAAATGGAGCAAAAAATCATTCATAAGAGCCTGAAATATTGCCGGAGCATTAGTGagtccaaaaggcatcacTTTAAACTCATAATAGCCAGAGTGTGTTTTAATAGCCAAAGTAACCAGCCCTCAAATCTAGCTTAGAAAAGAATTTGACATCAAGAAGTTCATCAATAACTGGAATTCGAAACTTATCTTTAACAGTCATGGAATTAAGCTGCCTATAATCCACACAAAATCTCCAATTCcccatctttctttttcactagCAATACCGGTGAAGCAAATGGACTATTGCTAGGTATAATAATGTGAGATTGAAGCATTTCAGCAATAGGCTTCTCAATCTTATTCTTCTGAATGAAAGAATATTTGTAAGGTCTCAAATTCACAGGTTAGGCATCGGCTTTTAGAGGAATGGAATGATTATGTATTCTGGAAGGAGGTAAAGTTGTAGGCTCCTGAAAGACATCATTAAATTCCAGTAATAATGGCTCCAATTCAATAGGGACAACAGGTACAAGAGATGTTGGAGTGGCtataattgtaaataaatgGGTCACTGCACTTATGATTTTCTTATGAATAGCTTTAGAAAAAGATTTACTTGATAGCATCTTCAAGGAATCCTCAGGTGTAATACCTTGAAGCAACAATGGTTTACCATGTTGATGAATGGTAACTTGCTTCTTGCAAAAGTCAAAATATATAGGATTAAATGATCTCATCCAATCTACTCCCAAAACTAAATCATACTCATCAATGTTCAAGAGcctgaaattaaaagaaaatgacaaattATTCATTTTCCATTCAAAGTTCAAACACTTTTGATTGCTGATAAGCTTGTTGCCTCCACTAGTAGATACACAGAAGGGGGTAGCCTGAACCAAATTGCAATTCAACTTTTCCACCACTCTGTTATGCAAGAAACTATGGGTGCTACCACTGTCTAATAATATCGAAACATATTAATTCTCCACAACCCTTTTACTACCACAGTATTAGGAGATTTATGAGCTCCTAAAGCATGATAAGATACATTGATGAACTTATCATCTTCCTCAGGAATGATATGATCTTGTGGCAAAGTGTCATCTTGCTGACCATCAGTGGCATTTTGGACATCATCTTCCTCATCCACATTCATCATTAATAACTGCTTCAGTTTACATTTATGATCTGGAAAAAATTTATCCCCACATTTATAACATGCACCATTATATTTCCTGGGTGGAAAAGTACTTGGAACAGTAGACTGGGTAGTATTTTGTTTGAAGTTAAATTTGTCAGGCATAGTGGAATTAGGTAAATTTGGTTGAAAAGATGGTGTTGGAGTTTTTGTAGAAATGAATGGTTTCTTGAAGAAATTGTTATAATTACAGGTTTGGGTATTTGAGAAGGCAGATTTAAGGTAAGGTCTAGATTTCTAAAAGGTTACTTCCAGTGATTTTTCTTGGTGCAACGATATCTCGTAGGTTTCAGTAAAGGAGGAAGGTTTGAGCATTTCAAGAGTTAGTTTCAGGCTTCATTTAGACCACTGATATAGCTAGGGATAAAATAATCTCTATTAGATAGTCCAGGCATAGTTCTTAACAGCAAGGAGCGAAGGTGCTCAAATTGTTTTGGTTCTAAAAATCTACACGTAATTAAAAGTTTCCAATCAAAACCAGaatattaagattttgaaACTTAATTGATCCTTTCGAAATGAACAATTTGGTACCAGTGGTGCACAACAGTCGATCAACTTTCCAACATACCCATGTGACTTTTTTtcgtcttcttcttttttcttctttagtaATAAGTATAGTTACCTACTTTTTATAGCCTGAAACAATGACATAACCTGCTCAGTCCATTGCTGTTTACACAGCCactcattaaattattatcaacgTCTTTGTAAATGGGCATGAGACATTGTAACCTCTCATATTTGACACGTGTGATGATGTGACTACAGTGATCAACCTAAAGTGTCAAACTGATAACATATGTTAACCAAAATAGCATCGTACAATAAACTGGTTAATGTATCCGTACATGCTATGTCTGCTTCATACATGTATTGTATATACAAGGTATTTTTgaacaaattaaaaacaagaaaacaagaaacacAAGAATGATAACTAGTTATGAGGGATAGAAAGGGAGGAAGAACTTCCACAATTCAAGATAGCTTTTTCGTTTTTGGATCCTCTTGAAGACTGGAAAAAATGactttaattagaaatgtcaGTTTCTCGGACTTGCAAGATCAGAAAAACTTGAGCCGCctttgtataattaaaaaaaaaaaaaaaaagctcaGAAGAGATACTGTCGTGCCCTCTACAGCATTACATTACTGGAGTTTATTGTTGTATGACTCCAGGTAATTGAGACACCATGAAACGTGTTCAAGCAATATATTTAATTGGTTTAGTTGGTCTAtgtggatatatatatatatatatatatatatatatatatatatgatgcCACCAGAATGATCAATCCAAAGTCCCAAAATGATAAGAAATATTAGTGCATGAATCGGCCTTGATCTGGATTTAGTCTTCGCATGTACCCGAAGTTTTATGATTTTCTATCATCGCATGTCATACACAAGAATGATAACTACTTCGTTTCtgttgtaataataataataataattagccACTACCCATTTCGTTGAGATCTTCTAATATGCTAAAAGGCTTCTTTACGCTTCCATAGAGTTCACCACAAAACATCTTAACATATTCTCATCAACCACCAATCCCCATCCCAAATACTTTCTGGATGGTTGGTAAAAAAAGCAAAGCCTCTATCTAGTTTGTCCATTTTATTCTCCAAGAGTTCTATCGTTGAAGTGTGAAAGTGTTGACGATAGAATGAGTCTTTTATAGGTGCTTTTAATAGTTGGGTTCAATCTTTAAATTCCAAAAGGGGCTTTCTTTATTCAGTTAGTTTTTTCAATGACATTGCTTTGCGTAATGGAAAAGAAGAGCATGCATATGACAACTATGATATAACTCCAAAGAAGAGCATGCATATGTACCTTGATGCCGGCATGTTCATcagttagataaataaattcagtTGGAGTAGAAACCAGAGTGTTTTCTGGAGTAATGCTCCAATTTTCAGTACTGAAGgtagatttaaaatatatatggtTAAACATTGAACAGAGGACAAGGCCATATCTATGTGTCAGAGAGAAAGAATATTGAGCTACGGGCATTATCCTAAGGTGGCCATAATTTATAGGATTTTGCTAATGGAACTGCCCTCTCATatctgaaaaattaattataccaTGCATAAGTGGTGATATAGAACCCCCGATCCATGGTATAATTTCTAGTCGTGTCTCGCTGTGTTCAATTAAGGAAATCaaagaatttcataaaatttaaaagttgcGATGtattaaatagtaattttaaaGATTACATAAGTCATGAGGTATGGGATGTcgatttttaaagattttaaaaaagtctATCGAAATTAGGAGATATTCAATTATAACTTTTGTAAAGTCTATATAAGGAAGTCGgtatataaaaagttattgacttttatagacatgaatttttatatacttttaataactttatatgtattattatgaataaaatcCTTAAGAATCTTTTTCTACTTTTCCTCAAGATatcaatagattttttttttttaaagaaaaaacacatcttttttcttctcaaattctcttgcattatcatttttatttatcttcacattcttcatttaaaaaaaaaaaagagagattagatgaaaatcaaaagctaaaaattatttactaataatactTTCTGGCactcataaaaatatagacaaataattaattaaaaatttaatttaattttaagagaaatttttaaaaaatatgaattttaaataaaaaatctaatgatTTTTGAAGAATGGTCTTTAGCAAATAACTCCACCATagattttttagattttattagaaaatttattttgataattatttctataagTAATTGTGATTATtgtaaatttagatatttatcaaatatgtaatgaacaaaatatagtAAGTATGGCATGAATTTAATGGTTTAAAGTAAACAGATTCTGAAATgacaatttctttatttaaaagaaattattatcttgACAAAATGATAGTGTTCACGATgtgagataaaaaatttaaaaattgatataaatttgacttaataataaaatataatccattacgtatatatgaaatttcagataaaattcttaattaaatacatttttattGGCGAGTAAGAAATTGACACGTTTTGGAGGTCAAGAATGGCAAGCATACGTTTCGGttctaaaaataatgatgGAATAAGAAAGATCCAATGAAACAAGGCTGAGCTAAGTCTTAAGTATATATGCTTGTTAGGGCACTAGTACGAGATTTTGGAACTGAGCCTTTGAATCCCATGTGCTGCTTTTACTACTGTCAATAACGACAATCACGTTTTGGTCCTTTTTTGCTCAGTGTTCCATACTAGGAGAAAACATTAGTGTGAATATGAATAGACAcataataatcaaatatttatttatttttatgaattatgcTATTATTTCAGAATGGCAGATATTGCTAATCAACAGTCAACATGGCAGCACTCTATTTAACACAGAATGAGTATCCTCATTCATAGTGGAGAAAATTGTTTGAAGTTAAGCCTCCATGGAACTTGAGTTTGCGTTCTCAATTTCATACATCAACAAATTAACAACACAGAATGGATTAATTGACAACAGCAACAGCTGTTATTATACAGATGAATTTGGACACCAGATAACCATAcgctaatataacagagagGAGGAGATGAGGGACtgaaaaaatgaaactaaacCAGACATATAGAGCAGTACACTAAACCAAACAATATTCTTAAGAAAATAGAGAGACTTCAGACAGAGGCgtaaatgaagaagaaaacgGCGTACCTCAAAGAGAGGCGTTAATAAAAAGATGACTGCACAATAATCCCTAAAGATATATTAACCATTTGTATATCCATCGTTTTGTCTGCACAACCATCACACCTTATCTTCCCACAATTCACTCGGTGCTCATAAAACATAAGCTTGAAAATAGTGAAGCTTTCTACTGTGTTAAAGGCTCGGTGATATAGCATCATAACTAACAAACAACTTTGATCATGAAGCTAACAACATCAACTTCGTTTTCCACTtcaaataaaagttaatgttGCCCGTATTATACGATTTCTTATAAGAAccttcatcttctttcttaaTATGGAATTCTTTTAGGTACAAAAAGATTTTGAACAATGGTACAGTTTCACTTTAGTTTCTATCATGGaaatttttatgcatttggaaaagtTCATTCATATTGTTTCCACAGTGAAATCACCTAGACAGTTACCTGAAAACATAAAAGATATCGCCCATTGCTGGAAACACCACTTCCCTTTCATGTTGcattatttattcttcaacTTGAAGCCAAAGAGTTTAGTCtcttttcaaataatttagcCCGCCTAAATGCTTCCAAAGCCTCAGCTTGCTTCCCTGCCCGTTTTAAATTTACTGCCTTGACCTTCTCTGCCTTCATCTGCTCTTCCAACTGAATTCTCTCCTGGATAACATTTTCTCCCTTGCCAAGAATAACTTCCACAGGCTCTAGTCTCTCAGGCCCTTTTGATGCAACATTAGCATCTTCAATACCAATAGCTCTGAGGGCTGATAGTAGTTGAGGATCAAGAAGATCTTCAACCACTACATCATCTGCTGGTTCTGACTTGGCAgaactttgagaagctatctCCTCCAACTGCACTTCAAGAGCCTTGGCCAATTCAAATTCGGCTTCTGCTTCTTCCATTCGGCCTTCTCTTCTTAGTTTCAGAGCTTTACGTTTGTGGCTAAGAGATTCCTGCTGTAACTTAAAACGATCACGCCCAGACAATGTTTTTGTAGCCAAATTTGATGTGCCAGGCTCTTTTTGTCGAACGGGAGGAGCAGTCAACATAGATGTTGACACATTGCATGTACCAGGTTCCATCACTGTGGTATCTACCTTCAAACTCTTCTCTAGCAGCTTAGCCTGCCGAAGTTCTTCTCGAGCCTCCAACAATTTTCCTTCTCTCTTTAAAGCAACTGCCTTCCTCTTACGAGCCAAAACTTCTTGCCGAAGAGAACTTTGGTTGTTTTGAGAAGTCAATCCTTGGGAATTTGTTTCGCCAGTATGCTGCTTCTCATCTGCAGCAACTATTTCTTCCCTCATTTTAGTTGTTACATTTACCTTGGTCCCTAGATTTTCAGGAGTGCTTGTCAAAGAGTCTACACGAGCATGGCCCTGAGCCTGACATGAAGCATCTGAACCAAAGCTGACATTATGTTCTTTACTTCTGAGATTTCTAGAAGAACTTGACAAGGTCGCAGCCTGAACATGAGCTTGAGGCAAGGAGGACACATCCAAACCAAAGTTGACTATACCTCTTGGTTCTAACGCTGTTAGTTGAGAACAATTTCTGCCATCACCTGTCAGCAAGTCCATTATGTTTCCAGACTGGTGAGGTGGAGTAAACTCACTCCCTTGTTTTTTTCCTACATTACCAAGGGTTACTATTTTATCCAAGGGATCAACTTCTCCTCCCACATGATTTCGTCGGGCTTCTCCTTTACCACGTGCTGTCCCAGCTGAAATGCTGGAAGAAGATGGAACTACAGATGGGTGAGTGGAATAAACGGAACTAACAGAAGCATTTTTAGACACCTCTCCTTCTGCAGCTACAGGTTGAAACTCATCTTTCCACCCCAAATTCATTAGTGTTAAGAGTAAAGCAGGGTCATACATATCTTCCTCTGTAACATCATCAGCGTCTCCTTCCTCAGTTGCACTTGCAAGAGGAGCCCTAGTTATTTCATCCTTCGCCCTGTTGGATTCAACCtgaatttctttctttgaagcTTCTAGCTCCACTATCTGAGTTTCTAATGCTTTTGCAGATCTAAGCACTTCCTCTGCCTCATCAGTCTTACCTTCGCGTCTCAGAGCAAGAGCCTTTCTCTTCAGGCCTAAGAGTTCCCTCTGTATTTCACCTTTACTCCTCAATGTCGATGATGAAACAATTGAAGGCATATGAATAACTGAAGGTTCCATGATTTGAAGAAAGTGATTATCATATTCCTTCGAAAGTCTGAAAGGAGGGCAGACAGAcccattatttttattatcttcaaACTCATTATCCTCATCCTTAGACCTGTTAGAATCAACCAATATTTCTCTTGGGAATGATGCTTCTGCCTCTGCCACCTGGGTCTCTAATACCTTCGCAGAGCTAAGGACTTCCTCTGCCTCATCCATCTTCCCTTCACGCCTTAGAGCAAGAGCCGATCTTTTCAGGGCTAAGAGTTCCCTCTGTATTTCACCTTTAGTTCTTCTCGATGTCCTCGATGAAATATTGCCTGTGGGAAGAACTGAGGGCTCATCAATTTCAATAGAATGAATACCATTTTCATTGGGACGTTTCATTGTACCGCTGGCAGGCTCATTATCTTCTTTCCAACCCAAGTTGCTTAGAAGAGAAATGTACGTGGGATCACGCATATCTTGATCTGTCACATCCTCTTCCCCCTCCACAAGCAGCACTTTTTCATagatatcaaaattttcaactACCAAATTTGGGTCCTTACTACCAACAGTCACCTGCGTGTCCTTAGCCTTTGAAGCATTGTCCATATCCTCAAGCTGTTGTTCCAAAATCCTGCCTTTCTTTAATTCTTCCTCAGCCTCATCCAATCTTCCTTCTCTTCTCAAAGTGAGAGCCTTCTTTTTCAAAGCCAGAAGCTCCTTCTGGATCATCAATCTATTCTTTGGTGCAAGTTTAGAACCCACATCTTTCTTTTCAGGAATATTTTGAGAAATTGAACCTTTATGAATAGTTGGgtaattttgtgtttttaaaGTGTAATTTTCACCCTCCAGAGATCCCAGGTCCCTTTCAAGTAACTTTGCCTTCTTCAGTTGTGCCATAGCCTCTGCAACATTACCTGCCCTTTTGTGGTTAAGTGCCTCCATCTTCAATGCATGAATTTCACTTAAAAGTGCTTCCTTGTCAATTTGGGCCCCATTGTTTTGCTGATTGTCATAATCATCACTCCAACCCAATGATTTCAGTGTAGCTGCTATTTCAGGGTCCATCAGATCTTCATCTGTTACTTCCAAGTTTCTATCATCCTCAAGATTATCAGCTGTTCCAATGAGGTGATTGAAATCAAAACCATGATCCTGCTCATATCCAGCTAACAAATCATCCTGTTTATCATCATCCATACTACGGATTAGTGCAGATATCTCGTCATCAGAATCTTCAGTCCCACCCATGAGTTCTTGTTCTTCAAGCTGCTTTTCTAAGATTTTAGCTTTCTTTAATTCTTCCTTGGCTTCTGCAAGCTTTCCTTCACGCTTTAACGTGAGAGCCTTCCTTTTATGTGCAACAACCTGGGTCTTGTCAATGCCACTAGTCCCCACATCCTTATTAGCACTCTGAGAGGTGTCTCCAAGAAGAGAAGATAGTTCACCCTCCAAACTCATACCTACTGATCTTTTGTCTGCATCATGGGTATCCATATCAGTCCAACCCAATTCTCTTAGTTCAGCAGTAAGATCATCCTTCTCTTTAACTACTTGAGCGACGCCTTTACTTTTTCTGCCAGATTCTTTAGAACCATCTTTACTCTGGGTCTCAGCCATATGCCCAGAAGACAAGACCTTCCTACGATTTTTCCTTATAGAAATCTCCAAAGCATCAGCCTGCCTCTCGAGCTCTTTCCCTCTCTTAAATGCTTTCATTGCTTCCTCAGACTTCCCCTCTCCTTTCAAAATCTTATACCTCTTCTTTTCATCTACAGCCTGCTTTCGCAATTCCTCAGGACTGATTGACGATCCTATTTCATTCTGTACAAGATTAGTATCATTAACAGAATAACTTCTATTTATTTCTCCGCCACTATCAAGACTGGAAACTTGTTGAGTAGTAGAGCATGAAGCACTGCTGCTACTTGTCCTGGAAATCACATCATTGCTTAATATCTGGTTCAAAATTTCATCCTCGTTCTTTGAGGTCAATTTAGAACTTCCTGCAAAAAAGAGCTAGCAACAGTTAAGAGACATTTTATACATTAAACTCGAGGATTCCTATAAATCTTTCATCCACTAGCAAACTGAATCTAAATTCATAATAACgtgattaaaacaaaacaacaAGTAACAAGTAATAGTACCTCGCGCAGCTCTACTTTTGTTACCATAACGCGACTCAAAACGAGCTGCCTCTTCTAGTTGTTTACATGGTTCACAAATCCTAACAGGTGAATCACCTTGACCACGCAGCACCATCCTTTGCTGTGTACAACTGTTGCAAAATATACCCCCACATCTTCGGCAATGATGCTGAAATTGAATCcaaattaacattttttttcattcaattaACTTGCATATAATAGTAATTAGAAACAAATTAACTTTGCATCTTCAAGATTTCTCAacaaattgaatatattatcCAAAGTTAAAACCGATTATGCTATCAAcggcaaaaaagaaaaatcgaagatgtaactaaataaaatagcaaTCGAGAGACAGAGAGGTGACAAGACCTTGCGATTGATGAAGGTAAATTGAGAGGAACAGCCTTGGCAATGTGAGGCATCAACCACCCAATTATTCCCTCTGAGTGATGGTTTTGCCGGCAATCCGATCTTCTCTAGCATTATTTCCAATATagaattttcaagaaaaaatcACAGAAGCGattaatttgatatagaaaataataataataaatcaaaggGTTATCGATTTGATCGTATGTTGAGGAGATGGGAAAGAAAAAGTACTGAAGGAAAGCTGAGTCAGTTTCCCTGACTCCAACGTTGACTACAACGCCGGATTTGTCAAGGAACCATAAAAAAAACTGTGCAAACGACGGCGTTTAGAGCGTTTGCTAAGGCCTGTTTAATACATGGGCCTAGGATATGAGCTCTAACCAAAAGCCAGCAAATTACTAAAGCCCCCTTaacttttttatcaatattcaCATTTACGTCTATCATTTTAAATACACTTTAATCTCTAAGCTTTTACTTTGAATAACATTTTAgccctttaattttttttattaaaaaatgatttttttttgtattccTCAGAAAAGATTAGCAGATAAGATTGTAAAATGTGATTTCGTTCAATGATAaggaattaaaatataaagtaagagtcaaaataatacatttctttataacaaaaaaatccACAAAAAAACATTGATACTTGAAATTGTCACTCATCATAAATGCTCCCAGCTTCCTATAAATTGGAAACCTAACAAAGATCACTATCATCTAAGATGTTTTTGTTAGAAAAATTCAATGGTGATTTCAAGAATGTCGGTCAGGTCACTCTCTTTGCAaacaccttttctttttagaaaataaaagatttgcATTTAAAGCTCACAAAACTCCATGGCAATTAATTGTCACATTTATCcaaggaagaagaagacacACATATTATATCTCGAAGGTAACATGGTTTCCTCCATGTTTGACTTACCCTGTGAACTTGCTCATTGctaatcattattttatcatatgagtattatattaaaattaattaatcaagacgtcttatttttttttaaagaaattgagtTCAAATTCTTACATATACGGTAGATAAGTTATTGTCTTTAGCTATTGcgataaaataaatgttttatgctatttataaaaaatattaaaattaacttaaagaCAATGCTATATccatcaaataataataatagagtAGAGGAGGTATAAGGTAGAAATATAAGGCATTTACAAATTACGCAACATTTTGATGGTTCCATAAAAGTATGTATGGGGCCAATTTGTTTGCACATTAGTCTCTTACAAGAACATTTATGTATGGCAAATAACGTTTTGGTTTCTGAAACTCTATTAATTAGTCTTTCTTCTTCGGCCTCTCAACTTACTGTTAGTGTAATGACCCCGACAATGCGCGTGCTCTTTGCCAAATAGCTCGCGGCCGCAGTCGTCGGCGAGTTGGCTCAGCCATCGGTACAGATATTCTATAGAAACATCTGCTCATTATGTTAAAGACCCATTTGAGATTCTTGGTTTAGGGAAGAACATGCATGTTTAATAATGCCCACATTTTATTGGTTTCCCCATTTTTGTCCGAAGAAAATAATGTCATTTGTTGGTATTGAAAATAACGCTCGAGTAATATGTGATTTCCATTCAACTTGGCAGAAGAAGAAACTGTTACATCTGtaaactggtatatttgtttcCTTCCGAACTAGGCACATTGGCaagagaatgaaagaaaatatgcaCATTCGGATATTTCTTAACATGAACAGAGTTTTGGAAATGGTCTAAATTTACCCTGATTACATAATTTTCGTTTTGTTACATTTGGTACCTGGGACTCCATTATTGTACAAACCTTCTCCAATTCTGTTACGCTGCAGTGCATTTCTTGCAAGCGTGTTTCAAGGTTCCCACTATCCATTATATGTTCATACTTTCTTGGAAGAGGAAGGACTTGCTCAGTGTATTCTCTTTCAGTCATTTTTGCCTTGTCTATGCTATAAAATGAGAGGCCATTAATTTCATTCTTGAGGGAGTAGAAGTTACTGTGCTTGGATTGCCGAGCAATAAAGACTTGAACTTCAGCCCTCGATGGAAACTTAGAGTTTTGAGCCATGTGTTTCAAAGCTTCTTCTGAGAGCTCATCATGATTCAGTGCACAACATAATCTTATCTTTTCCTCTTGACATAATTGATTATGGACCTGTAAATTCCAAAGAGCCAATGGTAGCatctcaaaattttaaaagaacagGAAAAGTAGATGCTACTACCACTATTTATGGAGTAAAACAGCATACCTcaatatataaatcaatagCTTGGTAGAGCTTGTCATTAGATTCTCTTGCAGAATTTGGCAGCACCGTTAATAAAGCTGCAAACTTTGAAGGTTTCAGGAGAATATCTGAAGCCACTTCTACAAGAAATGAATCGATCAGGCTACCAACCTTCTTCAATCGACTTGGAAGCATCCAACCTTGAAGAAGATAACCTTCTACAAGCCTTAGAACTAAATCAACATCATACATAGAATTCTTCCCCTGTGGAGATCGAACCAGCACATGATTCAAAGTTGCTTGATCCAGCTTTGAACCTATCAGTCTCTCTAACTTGAATTTGTagcatttatttatt comes from Ricinus communis isolate WT05 ecotype wild-type chromosome 5, ASM1957865v1, whole genome shotgun sequence and encodes:
- the LOC107261206 gene encoding uncharacterized protein LOC107261206, yielding MLEKIGLPAKPSLRGNNWVVDASHCQGCSSQFTFINRKHHCRRCGGIFCNSCTQQRMVLRGQGDSPVRICEPCKQLEEAARFESRYGNKSRAARGSSKLTSKNEDEILNQILSNDVISRTSSSSASCSTTQQVSSLDSGGEINRSYSVNDTNLVQNEIGSSISPEELRKQAVDEKKRYKILKGEGKSEEAMKAFKRGKELERQADALEISIRKNRRKVLSSGHMAETQSKDGSKESGRKSKGVAQVVKEKDDLTAELRELGWTDMDTHDADKRSVGMSLEGELSSLLGDTSQSANKDVGTSGIDKTQVVAHKRKALTLKREGKLAEAKEELKKAKILEKQLEEQELMGGTEDSDDEISALIRSMDDDKQDDLLAGYEQDHGFDFNHLIGTADNLEDDRNLEVTDEDLMDPEIAATLKSLGWSDDYDNQQNNGAQIDKEALLSEIHALKMEALNHKRAGNVAEAMAQLKKAKLLERDLGSLEGENYTLKTQNYPTIHKGSISQNIPEKKDVGSKLAPKNRLMIQKELLALKKKALTLRREGRLDEAEEELKKGRILEQQLEDMDNASKAKDTQVTVGSKDPNLVVENFDIYEKVLLVEGEEDVTDQDMRDPTYISLLSNLGWKEDNEPASGTMKRPNENGIHSIEIDEPSVLPTGNISSRTSRRTKGEIQRELLALKRSALALRREGKMDEAEEVLSSAKVLETQVAEAEASFPREILVDSNRSKDEDNEFEDNKNNGSVCPPFRLSKEYDNHFLQIMEPSVIHMPSIVSSSTLRSKGEIQRELLGLKRKALALRREGKTDEAEEVLRSAKALETQIVELEASKKEIQVESNRAKDEITRAPLASATEEGDADDVTEEDMYDPALLLTLMNLGWKDEFQPVAAEGEVSKNASVSSVYSTHPSVVPSSSSISAGTARGKGEARRNHVGGEVDPLDKIVTLGNVGKKQGSEFTPPHQSGNIMDLLTGDGRNCSQLTALEPRGIVNFGLDVSSLPQAHVQAATLSSSSRNLRSKEHNVSFGSDASCQAQGHARVDSLTSTPENLGTKVNVTTKMREEIVAADEKQHTGETNSQGLTSQNNQSSLRQEVLARKRKAVALKREGKLLEAREELRQAKLLEKSLKVDTTVMEPGTCNVSTSMLTAPPVRQKEPGTSNLATKTLSGRDRFKLQQESLSHKRKALKLRREGRMEEAEAEFELAKALEVQLEEIASQSSAKSEPADDVVVEDLLDPQLLSALRAIGIEDANVASKGPERLEPVEVILGKGENVIQERIQLEEQMKAEKVKAVNLKRAGKQAEALEAFRRAKLFEKRLNSLASS